A genomic window from Dermacentor silvarum isolate Dsil-2018 chromosome 9, BIME_Dsil_1.4, whole genome shotgun sequence includes:
- the LOC125939906 gene encoding kelch-like protein 7, which produces MGDFEVQVCLKDGGPGREFTMGVDVLRASSSYLRDLLYEMPGPANMRLQIDGISVLAFEGLKAYLRNSGPVVTCQNVTDLYSCAYKLRLRPLTNRCLQYLAQAGPVGRQLVVLQHASRLKLPAEQQAAFQFVAENFDDAVRTRQYLELEWNTVKSLLCADVLGTSSETKVLVAALSWLEYDYQVCTREYMRPRILVQPSDGADDDLNEY; this is translated from the exons ATGGGCGACTTCGAGGTGCAGGTCTGCCTGAAGGACGGGGGCCCCGGCCGGGAGTTCACCATGGGCGTGGACGTGCTGCGGGCCTCGAGTTCGTATCTGCGCGACCTACTGTACGAGATGCCCGGACCCGCGAACATGCGCCTGCAGATCGACGGCATCTCGGTGCTGGCGTTCGAGGGCCTCAAGGCGTACCTGCGCAACAG CGGCCCCGTGGTGACGTGCCAGAACGTGACGGACCTGTACAGCTGCGCGTACAAGCTCCGGCTGCGACCCCTGACCAACCGGTGCCTGCAGTACCTGGCGCAGGCGGGCCCCGTCGGGAGGCAGCTGGTGGTGCTGCAACATGCCTCGCGCTTGAAACTACCGGCCGAGCAGCAGGCTGCCTTCCAGTTCGTTGCAGAGAACTTCGACGACGCCGTCAG GACCCGGCAGTACCTGGAGTTGGAATGGAATACAGTGAAGAGCTTGCTCTGCGCCGACGTTCTGGGCACTTCCTCGGAGACCAAAGTGCTGGTGGCCGCGCTCTCCTGGCTGGAGTACGACTATCAGGTGTGCACCAGAGAGTATATGCGCCCCAGAATACTCGTACAACCTAGTGATGGCGCGGATGATGACCTCAACGAGTACTGA